From one uncultured Methanoregula sp. genomic stretch:
- a CDS encoding beta-ribofuranosylaminobenzene 5'-phosphate synthase — protein MDIAQAIRDIEAQVGRVSPVQKFLLGTDGSVTQLLESVTGKKVVIRTLVQKVVPADRTAAGNLSIAEGDPVNYRIVEIRTEETGEVLIYALSHTPVNRLSPEFRDDLMKADIPIGRIIKQHNIEARREILNAQVIPATEETEKIFSICKNEPVLSRQYQIIAGKKPLIFIEEQFPYNRFLDTRRVVIRTPSRVHVTLIDMHGGSGRVDGGIGITLDEPGILLEAELSPVLSVKGGDASLQERIGQIATDVLQRLGAGGNVAVTIRSHYPAHVGLGSGSQLALAVARAISELHGRHLPVKELARLVGRGGTSGIGTAAFEYGGFIIDGGHRFGKGAEKTDFRPSSASREVNPPPVIARHDFPSDWKILLAIPDVPPGASGNIETDIFRNHCPVPLSDVQELSHEVLMRMLPGIAGRDLDLFGSSVNAVQGLGFKKVELSLQPPQVTGLLPVLRHAGAAGAGLSSFGPAIYAVGDTGMSTIEQAARSFMNESGGGTTLITTARNSGAVVRVA, from the coding sequence ATGGATATCGCACAGGCTATCCGTGATATCGAAGCACAGGTAGGGAGAGTGTCCCCCGTCCAGAAGTTCCTGCTCGGGACGGACGGGTCGGTCACCCAGCTTCTCGAATCAGTTACCGGCAAAAAGGTGGTCATACGGACCCTTGTCCAGAAAGTCGTCCCCGCAGACCGCACCGCCGCGGGCAACCTGAGCATTGCGGAGGGTGACCCGGTCAATTACCGGATCGTGGAGATCCGGACCGAGGAGACCGGAGAAGTACTGATCTACGCCCTGTCCCATACACCGGTCAACCGCCTCTCACCTGAGTTCCGGGACGACCTGATGAAGGCCGACATCCCGATCGGACGGATCATAAAGCAGCACAACATTGAGGCAAGGCGGGAGATCCTGAATGCCCAGGTTATCCCGGCTACTGAAGAAACAGAAAAGATCTTCTCGATCTGTAAAAACGAGCCGGTCCTCTCCCGGCAGTACCAGATCATTGCCGGGAAAAAGCCGCTCATCTTTATCGAGGAGCAGTTCCCATACAACCGCTTCCTTGACACGCGCCGGGTTGTTATCAGGACACCTTCCAGGGTTCATGTCACCCTCATCGACATGCACGGCGGATCCGGCCGGGTGGATGGCGGGATCGGCATCACCCTCGATGAGCCCGGGATCCTGCTGGAAGCGGAGCTCTCACCGGTCCTTTCCGTGAAAGGCGGCGATGCCTCCCTGCAGGAACGGATCGGGCAGATCGCAACGGATGTGCTGCAGAGACTCGGGGCCGGAGGAAACGTGGCAGTCACGATTCGAAGCCACTACCCGGCGCATGTCGGTCTCGGGAGCGGATCCCAGCTCGCGCTCGCCGTTGCCCGGGCAATCAGCGAACTGCATGGACGGCATCTTCCGGTAAAAGAGCTCGCCCGGCTCGTTGGCCGGGGCGGGACATCGGGAATCGGGACGGCGGCATTCGAGTACGGGGGTTTCATCATTGACGGCGGGCACCGATTCGGGAAGGGCGCGGAGAAGACAGATTTCCGCCCGTCCTCCGCTTCCCGGGAGGTCAATCCCCCGCCGGTCATCGCCCGCCACGACTTTCCATCGGACTGGAAGATCCTTCTCGCCATACCCGATGTTCCCCCGGGTGCCAGCGGGAATATTGAGACCGACATTTTCCGGAACCATTGCCCGGTCCCGCTATCAGATGTTCAGGAGCTTTCCCACGAGGTGCTGATGCGGATGCTGCCGGGTATTGCCGGGCGCGACCTCGACCTCTTCGGCTCATCGGTCAACGCGGTGCAGGGCCTCGGGTTCAAGAAAGTGGAACTCTCCCTCCAACCCCCGCAGGTGACCGGCCTGCTCCCGGTGCTTCGGCATGCCGGGGCGGCCGGGGCAGGCCTCAGTTCGTTCGGCCCCGCGATCTATGCAGTCGGGGACACCGGGATGAGCACGATCGAACAGGCTGCCCGGTCGTTCATGAATGAATCGGGAGGGGGCACAACGCTCATAACAACCGCCCGGAACAGCGGAGCGGTTGTCCGGGTCGCGTGA
- a CDS encoding ABC transporter ATP-binding protein has product MITARNLTKKYNEFVALDNVSFEFEDGEIFGIIGHNGAGKTTLLKIVSGLVTPTSGELLINDIDVINNPVSLKEHLGYLPEESRLYETMTAEDYLLFFGEIYGLSPREIRIRTSQLFAALSLETNGKKIGEFSKGMKRKAAIARTLIHDPEFLVYDEATSGLDPMTSRFIADYLRRLKSEGKTIVLSAHNLYQVEAICDKVMILRRGQVVAFGNMHQLREQFGSLTYTIFFSITDPGKLLGHSKTYRQEEGLWVCDAENMAELNESTGLIGEAGGKVEKIESRYPSLEEMLLKIGK; this is encoded by the coding sequence ATGATCACTGCCCGCAATCTTACAAAGAAATACAACGAATTTGTTGCGCTCGATAACGTCAGTTTCGAATTCGAGGACGGCGAGATCTTCGGCATCATCGGACATAATGGTGCGGGAAAGACCACGCTCCTCAAGATCGTTTCAGGTCTCGTCACCCCCACATCGGGCGAGCTCCTCATCAACGATATTGACGTGATAAACAACCCGGTCTCCCTCAAGGAGCACCTGGGTTATCTTCCCGAGGAGTCGCGGCTCTACGAGACGATGACTGCCGAGGATTACCTTCTGTTCTTTGGAGAGATCTACGGGCTCTCCCCAAGGGAAATCCGCATCCGCACAAGCCAGCTCTTCGCCGCACTCTCGTTAGAGACGAATGGTAAGAAGATCGGGGAGTTCAGTAAAGGCATGAAGCGCAAGGCCGCTATCGCCCGGACGCTGATACACGACCCTGAGTTCCTTGTATACGATGAAGCAACGAGCGGTCTCGACCCGATGACTTCAAGGTTCATCGCCGATTACCTCCGTCGGCTCAAGTCCGAGGGAAAGACGATCGTCCTCTCGGCCCACAACCTCTACCAGGTGGAGGCCATCTGCGACAAGGTGATGATCCTCCGGCGCGGCCAGGTAGTTGCATTCGGGAACATGCACCAGCTCCGCGAGCAGTTCGGTTCTCTTACCTACACCATCTTCTTCTCCATTACCGATCCCGGGAAATTGCTCGGTCATTCCAAAACATACCGTCAGGAGGAGGGGCTCTGGGTCTGCGATGCAGAGAATATGGCTGAACTTAACGAGTCCACCGGACTTATCGGGGAGGCTGGAGGAAAAGTGGAGAAGATCGAGTCCAGGTACCCCTCCCTGGAAGAGATGCTCTTAAAGATCGGAAAATAA
- a CDS encoding ABC transporter permease, with protein MLSDIWTIARWEVKKSFTLMKRDVLPIAVLLFALLVVVTGFAAQSGMHLQDGMYQIGVDDPHLAELIASDARFSVYEPGTPALIKNRNTFDLIILKGIVYPGNTEKSKAAVKTLERDYAKYVNLVYNGNEDLFAAYPLWINVETVKSELNFLATQSGQYVKAAPSSVAPVPEQEVPNVPTPSPTLAFSEEEIRQELVKTNAKNTQISRYTEVLSSSSGNTMGSFRTPSQLSPPLPFDSIILVFVFIFPLYFTSQFFMMSIMNERIERKGEVLLTTPLRTSTLLIGKALPYCIGMLLICTGLTLYLRASLLILLPLIPIIFFFLANALIIGMLARSFKELSFISIFFSTIATSYLFFPSIFANVHVISLISPLTLIVLTLQGTAWTAADYLYSTSLFWLTGAVLVYIAVCNFKEERLFSEKRLLPRIREFLSETISRRHPYLSLFFLTALSIPFVFMVQLMSLVLFFNLPMPYSLALLLVFAAFVEELAKAVGVYTLFSMDSGFFSWKNLILVCAVTAAGFLVAEKLLLFVTLAQITESVFGSILFLSLGVLWMPFLLHFAGVLIVACSLKLWGQKGFAPALVIATLVHCIYNAYIILGWMQ; from the coding sequence ATGCTCTCTGACATATGGACCATCGCACGATGGGAAGTGAAAAAATCCTTCACCCTGATGAAACGGGACGTCCTGCCGATTGCAGTCCTCCTCTTTGCTCTCCTTGTTGTTGTCACCGGGTTTGCCGCCCAGAGCGGGATGCACCTCCAGGATGGGATGTACCAGATTGGCGTGGATGACCCGCATCTGGCCGAACTTATTGCGAGCGATGCCCGCTTCTCCGTGTACGAGCCCGGTACCCCTGCCCTTATCAAAAACCGGAACACGTTCGATCTCATCATCCTCAAGGGGATCGTTTACCCGGGTAATACTGAGAAGAGCAAGGCCGCGGTAAAAACGCTTGAACGGGATTATGCCAAATACGTCAACCTGGTTTACAACGGGAATGAGGATCTCTTTGCCGCGTACCCTCTCTGGATCAATGTGGAAACGGTGAAAAGCGAACTGAATTTCCTTGCCACCCAGAGCGGCCAGTACGTCAAGGCAGCCCCGTCTTCCGTTGCACCGGTTCCCGAGCAGGAAGTGCCAAACGTCCCGACTCCCTCGCCGACCCTCGCATTTTCCGAGGAAGAGATACGGCAGGAACTGGTCAAGACGAATGCGAAGAACACCCAGATCTCGCGGTACACCGAGGTTCTCTCGTCCTCCTCGGGCAATACCATGGGATCGTTCAGGACGCCCTCCCAGCTCTCGCCCCCGCTGCCGTTTGACTCGATCATCCTGGTCTTCGTCTTCATCTTCCCGCTCTATTTCACCTCGCAGTTCTTCATGATGAGCATCATGAACGAGCGGATCGAACGCAAGGGCGAGGTTCTCCTGACAACCCCGCTCCGGACATCCACACTCCTGATCGGGAAAGCGCTTCCGTACTGTATCGGGATGCTGCTCATCTGTACCGGGCTCACGCTGTATCTCAGGGCCTCCCTTCTCATTCTCCTTCCGCTCATCCCGATCATCTTCTTCTTTCTCGCAAACGCCCTCATCATCGGGATGCTTGCCCGCAGTTTCAAGGAGCTCTCGTTCATCTCGATCTTCTTCTCTACCATTGCCACGTCCTACCTCTTCTTCCCGAGCATCTTTGCCAACGTGCACGTGATAAGCCTCATCTCTCCCTTGACACTCATTGTTCTCACGCTTCAGGGTACGGCCTGGACTGCTGCGGATTATCTCTATTCCACATCTCTTTTCTGGCTGACCGGTGCCGTCCTTGTGTATATCGCGGTCTGTAATTTCAAGGAGGAACGGCTTTTCTCGGAAAAACGGCTTCTGCCCCGGATCCGGGAGTTCCTCTCGGAAACAATCTCCCGCAGGCACCCGTATCTCTCTCTCTTTTTCTTAACGGCGCTCTCCATCCCGTTTGTCTTCATGGTGCAGCTGATGAGCCTCGTCCTCTTCTTTAACCTGCCCATGCCCTACTCGCTCGCGCTGTTGCTTGTCTTTGCAGCATTCGTGGAGGAGCTTGCAAAAGCCGTGGGTGTCTACACACTCTTCTCGATGGATTCCGGGTTCTTCTCGTGGAAAAATCTCATCCTTGTCTGTGCAGTTACGGCGGCCGGGTTCCTCGTGGCTGAGAAACTGCTCCTCTTTGTTACGCTCGCGCAGATCACCGAGTCGGTCTTCGGAAGCATCCTTTTCCTCTCGCTGGGTGTTCTCTGGATGCCATTCCTCCTCCACTTTGCAGGAGTCCTCATCGTAGCCTGCTCGCTCAAGCTCTGGGGACAGAAAGGGTTCGCTCCTGCTCTTGTTATCGCAACACTCGTCCACTGTATCTACAATGCTTACATCATCCTGGGGTGGATGCAATGA
- a CDS encoding ABC transporter permease: MKPRHLGIIAKKEFSGLFNERTILLAILLQLFIAMFSSFLMVGLTSMYDPSSLSKYSHYEYPVAYAGNISPVLLYLQRSPDFRVYRMDLSQGVEALKERKLAAVVYVPDTDPAADEPVKITLYTLQNDLQSAIVDVKLKDIFLKYESDLRAIRSGRLNDHPLPITIPKTQGGGDFYEFVYGLLIPLLVFMPAIIASALVIDLVTEEYQHDTLETLISTPVTFSEVVWGKVLACELLVPVQAGAWLLLLMINGIAIQNAGLILLHVVVSSFILILLGALTALHYRERTAAQFVFSTALVVVILFVLALPSNPLNLLTLLAVGSAGMEQWAVLGATVVVAILLGYLLEFYAQRVSRKNTFG; the protein is encoded by the coding sequence ATGAAACCGCGTCACCTTGGCATCATTGCAAAGAAGGAGTTCTCCGGTCTTTTTAACGAGCGGACGATCCTCCTTGCGATCCTCCTCCAGCTTTTCATCGCGATGTTCTCATCGTTTTTGATGGTCGGCCTTACGTCAATGTACGATCCCTCTTCCCTCTCGAAATACTCCCATTACGAGTACCCCGTGGCCTATGCCGGGAACATCTCCCCCGTGCTCCTTTACCTCCAGAGGAGCCCGGACTTCCGGGTGTACCGCATGGACCTTTCACAAGGTGTGGAAGCCTTAAAGGAACGAAAACTTGCAGCCGTTGTGTACGTCCCGGACACGGACCCTGCCGCAGATGAACCGGTCAAGATCACGCTTTACACGCTCCAGAATGATCTCCAGAGCGCAATTGTAGATGTCAAGCTCAAGGATATTTTCCTGAAATACGAAAGCGACCTGAGGGCGATCCGGTCCGGCCGTCTCAACGACCACCCGCTGCCCATCACTATCCCCAAAACCCAGGGTGGCGGGGACTTCTACGAGTTCGTATACGGGCTCCTCATCCCCCTCCTGGTCTTCATGCCGGCGATCATCGCCTCAGCGCTCGTCATCGACTTGGTTACCGAAGAATACCAGCACGACACCCTTGAGACCCTCATCTCGACACCGGTGACCTTCTCCGAGGTGGTCTGGGGCAAAGTGCTGGCATGTGAGCTGCTTGTCCCGGTCCAGGCCGGGGCATGGCTGCTTCTCCTTATGATCAATGGTATCGCGATCCAGAATGCCGGCCTGATCCTCCTGCATGTTGTGGTCTCTTCGTTCATCCTGATCCTGCTCGGGGCCCTGACCGCCCTTCATTACCGGGAGCGCACCGCCGCCCAGTTCGTCTTCTCGACAGCACTGGTTGTCGTGATTCTCTTTGTCCTGGCACTCCCGTCCAATCCCCTCAACCTCCTGACCCTCCTTGCCGTGGGAAGCGCAGGCATGGAACAATGGGCGGTTCTTGGGGCAACGGTTGTTGTGGCCATCCTGCTCGGATATCTTCTGGAGTTCTATGCCCAGCGGGTGAGCAGAAAAAATACGTTCGGTTAA
- a CDS encoding RDD family protein: MFCPKCGKETDASGKYCQWCGADIESLPATPVSIPEEEDAPEVGMYAGLGRRFIAFIVDIILIILIGSVVITFFSLVNGVKYAYFMASGVPYSSLTEAGTLDAALAPLVAAIGMLFIVIPWLYFAGFESSRSQATPGKVLMRLIVTDLAGNKPTFARTTLRFFFKYISALIIFIGFIMIAFTKKRQGLHDKIAGCLVLLQD; this comes from the coding sequence ATGTTCTGTCCTAAGTGTGGAAAAGAGACTGATGCCTCCGGAAAATATTGCCAGTGGTGCGGGGCGGATATTGAATCCCTCCCGGCAACCCCGGTCAGTATTCCGGAGGAGGAGGATGCTCCCGAAGTTGGCATGTATGCCGGGCTCGGGCGGCGGTTTATCGCGTTCATCGTCGATATTATCCTCATCATTCTCATAGGTTCGGTCGTGATCACGTTCTTCTCTCTTGTGAACGGGGTAAAATATGCCTATTTCATGGCAAGCGGGGTCCCTTACAGTTCCCTCACGGAAGCCGGAACGCTTGATGCTGCCCTTGCTCCTCTTGTTGCCGCAATCGGCATGCTCTTTATTGTCATCCCCTGGCTCTACTTTGCAGGATTTGAATCCTCGCGCAGCCAGGCTACCCCGGGAAAAGTACTGATGCGTCTTATCGTCACGGATCTTGCGGGGAACAAACCAACATTCGCACGGACAACGCTCCGGTTCTTTTTCAAATACATCTCCGCCTTGATCATATTCATCGGTTTTATCATGATTGCGTTCACCAAGAAACGCCAGGGGCTTCACGACAAGATCGCAGGCTGCCTTGTACTCCTCCAGGACTAA
- a CDS encoding PKD domain-containing protein has protein sequence MHLVNKSPRTCSYPGFTIKRLFILRRITFFLLICIIIIGTATAMPVPYRMNISSQPPSVEPGGACIITVYAMGEYMVPLEGVDITLMSRIPGVTLSPDSGKTDESGRFESVMSANSVENPMITIAGAATTSKVFYDAVTIDIPLQIPSWENEKPVASLSAEPVRGGNSPLQVAFSAVNSSDPDGMVISYDWDFGDGETGSGARIVHAYPHSGVYNATVTVMNHRGAHSAPASVTVQVPEKTLLHSLAGNPIILILLAGIGIAAGVAVLLLTRRSRA, from the coding sequence ATGCACCTTGTGAATAAGTCTCCCCGCACCTGCAGTTATCCGGGTTTTACAATAAAACGATTATTCATACTCCGGAGAATCACATTCTTCCTCCTCATCTGCATCATCATTATCGGTACTGCCACTGCCATGCCGGTACCGTATCGCATGAACATCAGCAGCCAACCTCCTTCGGTAGAGCCGGGAGGTGCCTGCATTATCACCGTATATGCCATGGGCGAATACATGGTACCCCTTGAAGGGGTTGACATAACGCTCATGAGCAGGATACCGGGTGTTACCCTGTCGCCTGACTCCGGAAAGACTGACGAATCCGGGCGGTTCGAATCGGTAATGTCTGCTAACTCCGTGGAAAATCCCATGATAACCATAGCCGGCGCAGCGACAACGTCGAAAGTTTTCTATGATGCTGTTACCATCGACATCCCTTTGCAGATACCCTCGTGGGAAAACGAGAAACCTGTTGCCTCGCTATCCGCGGAACCCGTACGCGGGGGGAATAGTCCCCTTCAGGTTGCATTCTCTGCTGTAAATTCTTCTGATCCGGACGGGATGGTCATTTCGTATGACTGGGATTTTGGCGACGGGGAAACAGGTTCCGGTGCAAGAATTGTGCACGCCTACCCGCATTCCGGAGTGTACAATGCAACGGTCACGGTAATGAATCACCGGGGAGCTCACTCGGCTCCCGCATCGGTAACTGTACAGGTACCAGAGAAAACCCTGCTGCATTCACTTGCAGGTAATCCCATTATCCTGATACTCCTGGCGGGGATTGGCATAGCTGCCGGGGTTGCCGTGCTCCTGTTAACCAGAAGGAGCAGGGCGTAA
- a CDS encoding SemiSWEET transporter, with product MDTIVLVGYIAGILTTISFIPQVARAWRLKETRDLSLAMLLLFSAGVLLWALYGFWVSSLPIIAANVITFVLILVLLWLKFRYK from the coding sequence ATGGACACGATTGTTCTTGTCGGTTATATAGCCGGGATTCTCACCACGATCTCGTTTATTCCGCAGGTTGCCCGGGCCTGGAGACTTAAAGAGACCCGGGACCTCTCGCTTGCCATGCTCCTCCTATTCAGTGCCGGCGTCCTGCTCTGGGCCCTCTATGGATTCTGGGTCAGCTCACTTCCGATCATTGCGGCAAATGTCATCACGTTCGTCCTCATCCTTGTGCTGCTCTGGCTGAAGTTCCGGTATAAATGA
- a CDS encoding nuclear transport factor 2 family protein — protein MTESEQKQQVIGMIRSMNRCWTESWNEPAFRQYIHPDAVAIVPTTPGRMEGREAIVTGWRGFAEAAVIHEWKETDHLVQFYGKGTCAVVTYLFSITFEMGGQEQTLQGRDMFFLVREGERWLVAADQFSPEPVFP, from the coding sequence ATGACAGAATCCGAACAGAAACAGCAGGTTATCGGGATGATCCGGTCAATGAACCGGTGCTGGACAGAATCGTGGAACGAACCGGCATTCCGGCAGTACATTCACCCGGATGCAGTAGCAATTGTACCGACGACTCCCGGCCGTATGGAGGGGCGGGAAGCAATTGTTACAGGCTGGCGGGGGTTTGCAGAGGCAGCAGTAATCCACGAGTGGAAGGAAACAGATCACCTGGTACAATTCTACGGTAAGGGAACATGCGCCGTGGTTACGTACCTGTTCTCCATCACCTTTGAGATGGGTGGACAGGAGCAGACACTGCAGGGCCGGGATATGTTCTTCCTTGTCCGGGAGGGGGAGCGGTGGCTTGTTGCTGCCGACCAGTTCTCACCGGAACCGGTATTCCCGTGA
- a CDS encoding pyridoxamine 5'-phosphate oxidase family protein, which translates to MDFSACVKFANENPVTWIATADGNQPRVRAFAMWFADKTGFYYHTGTPKSVFRQLKKNPKVELGFYAPGDGAGTMMRVAGTVEFLKDKTIEERLFSDRPWVKGLLASAPAGAELAMFRIAHGEAYFWTMADNMREHDAPRVKF; encoded by the coding sequence ATGGATTTTTCTGCGTGTGTGAAGTTTGCAAACGAGAACCCGGTAACCTGGATCGCAACGGCTGACGGTAACCAGCCGCGGGTCCGGGCATTCGCGATGTGGTTTGCAGATAAGACCGGTTTCTATTACCACACGGGGACACCAAAAAGTGTTTTCCGGCAGCTGAAGAAAAACCCGAAGGTGGAGCTCGGGTTTTATGCACCCGGTGACGGTGCGGGGACCATGATGCGGGTTGCCGGAACGGTGGAGTTCCTGAAAGACAAGACCATCGAGGAGCGTCTCTTCTCTGACCGTCCATGGGTGAAAGGCCTGCTGGCATCTGCCCCGGCCGGCGCAGAACTTGCCATGTTCCGCATTGCCCACGGCGAAGCATATTTCTGGACCATGGCTGACAACATGCGGGAACACGATGCCCCCCGCGTGAAGTTCTGA
- a CDS encoding NAD(P)H-dependent oxidoreductase, whose amino-acid sequence MQVSVILAHPKKGSFNHAIAGVVAETLRESGHRVIVHDLYAERFDPVLPYLEIPRDAVLSPEIAEACREISSADGIVIVHPDWWGMPPAILKGWIDRVLRPGVAYRFGEADSGDGIPIGLLKARAVIVFNTSNTPALREQEVFGDPLERIWKDCIVSFCGVPVFYRRMFCVMVTSSDEQRKAWLTEVQERVRRTFPPGQ is encoded by the coding sequence ATGCAGGTCTCCGTTATCCTCGCCCATCCCAAAAAAGGCAGCTTCAATCATGCGATTGCCGGTGTTGTTGCCGAAACCCTCCGTGAATCCGGGCACCGGGTCATTGTTCATGATCTGTATGCAGAACGGTTCGATCCCGTGCTCCCGTACCTGGAGATCCCCCGCGATGCCGTCCTCTCCCCGGAAATTGCAGAAGCCTGCCGGGAGATCTCCTCAGCGGACGGTATCGTGATTGTCCACCCGGACTGGTGGGGAATGCCTCCGGCAATTCTGAAAGGATGGATCGACCGGGTTCTGCGCCCGGGAGTAGCTTACCGGTTTGGAGAGGCCGATTCTGGAGACGGGATCCCAATCGGTCTTCTGAAAGCCAGGGCCGTCATCGTCTTCAATACTTCCAATACTCCTGCCCTCCGGGAGCAGGAGGTCTTCGGCGATCCGCTGGAACGGATCTGGAAGGATTGCATTGTATCCTTCTGCGGCGTTCCGGTCTTTTACCGGAGGATGTTTTGTGTTATGGTGACCAGCAGCGATGAACAGCGGAAGGCCTGGCTCACTGAGGTACAGGAACGTGTGCGGCGCACGTTCCCTCCGGGTCAATGA
- a CDS encoding methyltransferase domain-containing protein: protein MIHHKYVHGYSKRESERLRDQAQTLTDLLHHDTHFPAGSRVLEAGCGIGAQTVILAKNSPKAEITSIDISDESLYRAQEKILHEGITNVTFRQGDIFHLPFEPASFDHIFVCFVLEHLAEPQRALEQLRPLLKEGGTLTVIEGDHGSTFFYPENADAENAINCLVQLQRQIGGNALIGRQLFPLVTGAGYTDVSISPRMVYVDASRPGLVEGFTKLTFTAMVEGVAEEVAKQGLMNRDAWERGIAALLRTTEPDGVFCYTFFKATARK, encoded by the coding sequence ATGATACACCACAAGTATGTTCACGGATATTCAAAACGCGAGTCGGAACGGCTCAGAGATCAGGCCCAGACACTCACGGATCTTCTTCATCATGACACTCACTTCCCGGCCGGCTCCCGGGTTCTTGAAGCAGGCTGCGGGATCGGCGCCCAGACAGTGATCCTGGCAAAGAACAGTCCGAAAGCAGAGATCACTTCAATCGATATATCGGACGAATCCCTCTATCGTGCACAGGAAAAAATCCTGCATGAGGGGATAACCAACGTGACGTTCCGGCAGGGAGATATCTTTCATCTCCCGTTCGAACCGGCAAGCTTCGATCACATCTTTGTCTGCTTTGTGCTGGAACACCTCGCCGAACCGCAGCGGGCACTCGAACAGCTCCGGCCGCTCCTGAAAGAGGGGGGAACGCTCACGGTTATCGAAGGGGATCACGGTTCAACATTTTTCTACCCGGAAAACGCCGATGCAGAAAATGCCATCAACTGTCTCGTACAACTCCAGAGGCAGATAGGAGGTAATGCCCTGATTGGGAGACAACTCTTTCCGCTTGTAACCGGCGCAGGGTATACAGATGTCAGCATCTCGCCGCGGATGGTCTATGTTGACGCCTCCCGCCCGGGACTTGTGGAAGGATTCACGAAACTGACTTTCACGGCTATGGTTGAGGGAGTTGCAGAAGAGGTAGCAAAGCAGGGCCTGATGAACCGGGATGCATGGGAACGGGGGATTGCAGCTCTCCTGCGGACTACTGAACCGGACGGGGTCTTCTGTTACACGTTCTTCAAGGCAACCGCCCGTAAATAG